CCAGAAGAGGAAAGTGGGCGTCATCCCGCCCAAGAAGTTCATCACACGACTACGCAAGGAGAATGGTGAGAGGGAACAGATAAACTCTTAGGAAGATTAATGTCAATTCATCACCTAAACAACCAATTTTAATATCTTTACtctatctttattttttctcctcgTTGGTTGAGAGTTTATAGAGAACATAATTGCCAGAAGTCCCTGAAGAACCTGCTGAAAGCATAAATCAGCTGAATTAACTTAAGTCTCTCTCCAAATGTATTTTCTCCTTCAGAGTTGTTTGACAACTACATGCAACAGGATGCCCACGAATTCCTGAACTACTTACTCAACACCATTGCTGACCTGCtgcaagaggagaggaagcaggacaAGACCAATGGCCGTGTTGCTAATGGCACATTGGATTCccagaacaacaacagcaatgcCACGCCCGCTCCCACCTGGGTCCATGAGATCTTCCAAGGCACTCTGACCAACGAGACACGCTGCCTCACCTGCGAAACGGTAGGATGCCTCACCACTATTCTACATCTCATCTTTGAGTGAGATTACATCAAACATCTTCTAATGTATGTCACGCATCGCCttgtttaaagtttttattcaCGTTGAACCATCCTGCTGCTTGTGTCACTGATAAGTAAACTCACATGGATGAAGATTGTTGGCACAAGGTTGGGTTTGAGCTATAAATTATGTCAGTGTATGCTTGTTTGCAGTATTTTGAGTAAACACAATGGAATGGCATACAGCAGAGTATTTAATGCCATATGGCCACAGCTTGTAGTTGCATGTATTTCTAGTATTTGGTTTTGGTTTATTCTGatgttgtcttttctttccaGATAAGCAGCAAAGATGAGGACTTTCTGGACCTTTCAGTGGATGTAGAACAGAATACCTCCATCACCCACTGCCTCAGGTACAGCAGCCACACAGATGCACACCTGCAGCAAGAGCTGAGGGAGCAGAGTTTGTACTGTTGTTTATTGACAGAAAGTTAATCtgcaaatgaatgaaaaagcaacaaacagtcatttcaagttaaaatgtcaaacatgcTGGTTCCTGCAACTCATCCGTGAGGGAaggagcagcttcctcttcttACATTATAGTAAACTGAGTTTCTTTGGTTTCGGACAGTTGGTctgacagaataaataaaacactatcATATGTTTTGTACGACAAACCGTAACCAAAAATGTACTAAATATTAACATCACATTGCCAATCACTGGGAACTTACACATTTTGAACCCACGACACAGATTTTGGCTGAATTTAACCACATAGTTGTAAAGTTTCaattatttttcatgtattttgtttAAGTTTGATATTGGACCCATGCCAGATGCTGTTGGCTTAAGGCCACTGCCTTCCTCAGTCACGATCTACTTGAGTGAAATGTTTAGTTTGCATCACTAATAAACACATGCGTTGAAATTACTCTGCTCTGTCCTTCACCAGCCTGCATAAGGAGAATCCAGTGTTTTTTAAAAGGGtgacattcatttttatatgtGTACTGACAAGggtttctctttatttgtcttCAGAGGTTTCAGtaacacagagacactgtgCAGTGAGTACAAATACTACTGTGAAGAATGTAGAAGCAAGCAGGAAGCACACAAGAGGTCAGTGGCCAGGATCAGTCTCTGTGTATGAATTTCATTTGTTCTTTCAGTATATTCAGATCCCGTGTGTGATGCTGTAATTTGTGATTTGTAGGATGCGTGTTAAGAAGCTGCCGATGATCCTGGCTCTGCACCTGAAGCGCTTTAAGTacatggagcagctgcagcgctACACCAAGCTGTCCTATCGCGTTGTCTTCCCCCTGGAGCTCCGCCTCTTCAACACTTCTGGGGACGCCACCAATCCCGAGAGGCTCTATGACCTGGTGGCCGTggtggtgcattgtgggaggtGTGTAGGTCAACACGCAGGGCAACAGAGAAATCATTGTTCAAATGATAAAAATGCAGTTGAACCTTTCCGCAGCAGAATAAAGGAATAATTTGCGATAGATTCAAAATCACAACTCGCAGCAGAAAACACGACCATCATCGTCTCGCCTGGTATGAGACAGAGCGAGTGGGCATTAGTGACAGCACCACTCACTGATCGTCCTTGAGTGATACaaccattttatttatctaCTTCAACCGACAATAATTAACACAGACATATTACAGGGCATGATCAAGTATACTCAAACCAAAATACTGAATTTATCCCACTCCAAGATCACAATACACTATTATGCTATCATAATATCCAGTAGTAATATTTAAAGTCTGAGAAATGCCTCACATTATCATCCCCTTCTTTTCTtgatattatacattttcatattaTGTGTGTCCTGGTTGAAAAGTGGTTTATTCTGCTGAGAAAGTAACCACAACGTGCCTGAGTCAGGCCAGCGATGTGTTGCATCTCATTcccatttcctctcttctcttcctgtttgaatTTGCTGAATCTTGTCAAATAATAAAGCCCAATTTCCCCCAAATAACTTTCACAAAAAGGCTTCTTAGTAAAGCgaaattattaaaatgagttttgttgtgttgcagttaCACAATGTCACCAAACTTAGTAGTCACGAGGCAAGTTCCCCTCACTAAAATAGATGGGTTTCACATCAGTGTAATTATACTCATATTTAATGGGTGTGGTATTATGTTGTCAGTGTGCAGTATTTTAATCTTCACATATCTGTAGTGATGCAAGTTTTCTACTCACGTCAGGATCTTTCCGATCAGATCTTTCcattgaataaaatgtgacaGTAACACACATGATCCTGAGAAGGACTCTAATCACATAAAACAAGAGGGTGGATCATGGATGTGTTGAACCTTTAAGGCTAAATTTGACCCCATAGAGTTAATactctgttttatttcttttcagtGGTCCAAACCGGGGTCACTACATTGCAATTGTGAAAAGTCACGACTTCTGGCTGCTGTTTGATGACGATATTGTagaggtgagtgtgtttttctgttttgtcatACTTTGATTTAAACTCTACAGGCACGTGTTTGATTGTGTAATACTGATTAAATCTAACTGTGCTTCATGTCAACATCTATGTCTGGTAGAAAATCGATGCCCAGGCCATAGAAGAATTCTACGGTCTCACTTCTGAAATCTCCAAGAACTCTGAGTCGGGCTACATCCTCTTTTACCAGTCCAGGGACTAAATGTGGACATCGAGTGTTTCACCACGGACACCAGGAGAGATGCTCGGTTCCCTCCTGGCGCGGCGCAGCGGACCATAAACGCACCACAGCAGCCCGTACGGTGTCATCACTGCTCGCACAGATGTAATCCATACCTGTGCTTCTTTCAGCACTCTGCACCGCAGCTCAGCCGTGGAAGTTCTGCCTCTGTACCAGCTGTCCCTCCTGATCCCCCCCCCGTGTCCCTCCTCTCCCATCATACCTTTCACCTTGGCtggacgctgctgctgctgccaatgctgctgcagagacaatGAGACGATAATGAATGAAAACTGtcaagattgtttttaaaaaaggagaCGTTGAATGAGGGTTGTACAGATGTTGGTTGGTATGAGTGGCGTATTAGTTTTGCCTTGGGTGTGGGGTTGAATGGGTATTTAATAATTCATATGATGTAATATTGGCCTGGTGtcttcacccccaccccccatacTCTTCTTGTGCACTGGGATTTACTGCGAGTGGATCATGCTTTTGATCGTGGATTGAAAGGAGGACGTGTGCGGGGGGGGGTGGTGAGTGTCCCACTTGCGGAGAACGCGGGGTTGTGTATTTCTACAGTGTACAGAATggtatttgtataaatattaaaagaagaTAATATTATCATTGGAACATGTTAGACCTTGAGAAGATGTATTAACACTATGGTGCACTTTTGATACCGTTTTGTAGGTGTTGCCGAGTTTAACGTGAGGGTTTGCTTAAAGAGGCCTGTTGTGAAGCgatcattttctgttttaaagaaaaagaaataaaggcGTTAAGATTGAAGCTGGCTGTGATCTCCTCTGTCCCTCAGGTGCACACTGATGACTCATACCAGCTTAGCGTCGCCCCCTAGTGGTGTCAACCTACCTGCTTTAACTGCAACACGAGCTATTTATAATCCATTCACATTCAAAAGATGGATAAAAGGCCCACACAGGTATCCGCTCAGCGTGGTCAGATATGCGCACATCAGTAGCTCACCCACTGACCTGGCTGAGGTGTGTTTGCAGGCGGCGCCGCaaggatggagagatgaggcagagaagatggagggcagggggaaggagggagggatgggaggaTGGTGACACACATCAGGGCTGCTGTTAATAGCACAGACGGGACCAGAATAGCAGGGCGTCGGGGGGAGCGGGTCCCTTTGAAACTGGAGCCAGGCTCCTCAAAAAgatagaaaacactgaaactgaGAGCATCCTGCAGGAGACACTCAATAAACGTTATTGCTTGATTGTTACAGCACGCAGCTCTGCTGGTGCCTCAACTGGGAAACAGTCTGCAGGTGCGTAAAAACCAGTCTGTGCGTCCTACAGCCGGCAGGTATCAGAGTTCAGCCGGTCTCTGAGACTCTGGCTCATTTGGGACTCCTCCTTCAtcaccaccccctcctcctcctactccacTTCTCCCATCCACTCTCACACCtcttgccctcctcctcctcctccacctcctgctatCCCTCTCTTCCGCCGCCGATCCGTTCCCTGCGCTCCTGCACAGCCGCAGTCCACGGCGATGTGCCGTTAACTCCtttatttcttcctcctcctcctcctccccttcttcttcgaattcttcttcttctccttccacCATCCCTGCTTTCAGGCAGATAGGACCAGCATCCAACCAtcacccctcccctcctgcctctcctcccctcctcctcctcccagggctgctgctgctgtctctgtCCGCCGGCGCTGCAACCATCCTCATCACTGACATGGAGACACCAGGCTCCCGTCGCGCTTCCATCTAGACGGAAGGTCTCCGCTCGCAGAATCAAGGTAGGCTgggtggagatggaggtggaggtggaggtcgaGGTGGCGGAGCATCCTTTGCATGCATGAAGGCAACATTGCAtcctgttctttttctttttccctctcctGCACCCTTTCTCTCTGACGTGCAACAGcagcctgtgtgttttttcctccgGTGCGAGGTGCACCATATGGCCACCAGTGTGAGGTGCATGCATGGCGTTACTGGGGGAGGCTGTGAATCCGTGACGGGCGCGGTATCTGCCGCTGTTGCCCTCTGACAGCTTAGCGAAATTATGCTGTTTGGGAAATGTGGCCTGAAATGATGATGCAGAGCCTGCACCGcttttctaccccccccccccccccttgtgcaTATACATTAATAAACAGCTCTTCACGTGCACTGTAACAAATTGTGATGTTAAATAACAGTAAACTGCTGGCAGCAGGGTTGCCTGCAGTTTACTGTAGTTTAACAGTACACATACTGtaatacattttacagtatGTTACCATAATAAAGAAATTAGCTGAATTACAGTCTATTGCTGTATTTTCATGTCTTAACAGTAAACTGCTGGCAGCAGGGTGCCAGTATATTACCGTCCCGTAGATATTATTTACAATTTAATACTTTTATAATACTACGTACTAAAACAAGGTAgtactgttctttttttaatttactgtatACTATTGGTTGTGGGGTAGCCAGTACAGTATTCTTTTTAAATGCAATTTCACCAATCTCAATGACagcaaaatgtaaatttaaaagagCATTTTACTGGCATTATTGATCAGAATCAATTACTATGAATTAAACATTCCCTTTACTGTTACTTTGATTAGCTATTTTCAAGTGATTCTCTATACAACGTATACACATTCAATCATTTAGTGAACTAAAATTAAGCAATCAAAACATTCCAAGGAAGAATCATTTAATaaccaaacatttatttctgaaaaGGCAACATCAACTGAAATCGTTTTTTGATTACAAACAAATTAGGTGTCTGTTTCAGTTGTAAATTTCAGTGTGCAAAACAACATGGCAGTTAtcattttttcaataaatgtgataacagttataaacatttttatacacTTGTGGGGAATGATGCatgagaaaagaacaaaaatccCACAAACAATATAGAAGCAAAGACATTTCTACTTTCATAGAAAGCCAACAAAATGAAAGACTTGAGTGTTCATTCTGGCAAATAAAGAGCACCCCCTCAGACAAAGTGCTTACAACAACAATCATCTAACA
The window above is part of the Platichthys flesus chromosome 21, fPlaFle2.1, whole genome shotgun sequence genome. Proteins encoded here:
- the usp12a gene encoding ubiquitin carboxyl-terminal hydrolase 12A — encoded protein: MEILMTVSKFASFCTMGANASALEKEIGSEQFPVNEHYFGLVNFGNTCYCNSVLQALYFCRPFREKILAYRSQPRRKENLLTCLADLFHSIANQKRKVGVIPPKKFITRLRKENELFDNYMQQDAHEFLNYLLNTIADLLQEERKQDKTNGRVANGTLDSQNNNSNATPAPTWVHEIFQGTLTNETRCLTCETISSKDEDFLDLSVDVEQNTSITHCLRGFSNTETLCSEYKYYCEECRSKQEAHKRMRVKKLPMILALHLKRFKYMEQLQRYTKLSYRVVFPLELRLFNTSGDATNPERLYDLVAVVVHCGSGPNRGHYIAIVKSHDFWLLFDDDIVEKIDAQAIEEFYGLTSEISKNSESGYILFYQSRD